One genomic segment of Rivularia sp. PCC 7116 includes these proteins:
- a CDS encoding tetratricopeptide repeat protein codes for MSTDSPPPSQDVLRKTTEELAHFAKWVAELIRSRNWFTLLLLIDAALILFVNPHFLKSFFKISLPDEYTSLFPFLVGIIFVAAVIVAVRTKPPLSTTDKADFIEREAIKGLRAFTKDDAEIFSKLQRERSLQDCLNSITNSSFRFGILMGETGCGKTSFLQAGLLPKLLTESATHRGVYVRFANDEPVATVRKAFTEQLKLSKEELQDSDFLTLLSQATKGASKPLILIFDQFEQFFVHFKQKTDREPFLNALKQWYSAPSKVKIVFAIRSDLYFRMDELQRALNYSPGNNEVFPLEKFSPEEAAKVLEVIAETEKLEFDKSFVKELAEKQLANQDGLISPVDLQILCWMIEKQKTSELRAFNRLAFLKFGGIEGLLTRFLQRTLDTIITSAQRQAAVKVLLALTDLERQLRAGMLSLAELQSKLKGDISAAEVQQAVTWLARGDVRLITPVENEGKTGYELAHEKLIPALTRLAGKELSDADKANQLLDRRVNEWLGNNCSSRYLFSLRELWLIERQKPYLMWGSNRSQKEKLLTKSRRRYQGYTAIFTVVLLVVVSVFSWLQTPGGQIQQVRWELESLSKRVSDRYVGGTAIAFVKDDNLKLALKIIDNQIQEDSFAKASALSEIAKIYIKLEKEDKAIALLEKALNAANQIQDSNKKASVLSSIAEAYAKLNSSEKAIPLLEKALKAANQIQDSNKKASVLTSIAEAYAKLNSSDKAISLLEKALKAVNQIQYSHSKASVLTSIAETSAKLNSSEKAISLLEKALKAANQIQDSSYKAWVLTSIAEAYAKLNSSDKAISLLEKVLKAANQIQDSSYKASVLTSIAETSAKLNSSDKAIALLEKALKAANQIQDSSYKAWVLTSIAEAYAKLNSSEKAISLLEKALKVANQIQDSNKKASVLTSIAEAYAKLNSSEKAIPLLEKVLKAANQIQDSNKKAWVLTSIAETSAKLNSSEKAISLLEKALKAANQIQDSSSKAWVLTSIAETSAKLNSSEKAISLLEKALKAANQIQDSSSKASVLTSIAETSAKLKNWRLARDAFTKCPTDDCKVESRAKVLTIWAEKKNPALVELDEEE; via the coding sequence ATGAGTACTGATTCTCCACCACCTTCTCAAGATGTTCTCAGGAAGACAACCGAAGAACTTGCTCATTTTGCCAAGTGGGTAGCTGAATTAATTCGTAGTCGCAATTGGTTTACTTTATTGTTGCTAATCGATGCAGCACTGATTTTATTTGTTAATCCGCACTTTTTGAAAAGCTTTTTTAAAATATCTTTACCTGATGAATATACAAGTTTATTTCCGTTCCTTGTAGGAATCATTTTCGTTGCTGCTGTAATTGTAGCAGTGCGAACAAAACCACCTTTATCAACAACGGATAAAGCAGATTTTATCGAGCGGGAAGCAATTAAAGGATTGCGGGCTTTTACAAAAGACGATGCAGAAATTTTTAGTAAGTTGCAGCGAGAAAGAAGTTTGCAAGATTGCTTGAATTCTATTACTAATAGTAGTTTCCGGTTCGGTATTTTGATGGGAGAAACTGGTTGTGGTAAGACTTCGTTTTTGCAAGCGGGTTTGTTACCCAAATTACTTACAGAATCAGCAACTCATCGCGGTGTTTACGTGCGGTTTGCTAATGATGAACCTGTTGCTACGGTACGTAAAGCATTTACCGAGCAGTTAAAGTTATCAAAAGAAGAACTTCAAGACAGCGATTTTCTCACACTATTATCTCAAGCAACAAAAGGCGCATCAAAACCATTAATTCTGATATTTGACCAATTTGAGCAATTTTTCGTCCATTTTAAACAAAAAACAGACCGCGAACCTTTTCTTAATGCATTAAAGCAGTGGTATTCTGCTCCATCAAAAGTAAAAATTGTCTTTGCTATCCGCAGCGATTTATATTTTCGTATGGACGAATTACAGCGAGCTTTAAATTATTCTCCCGGAAATAATGAGGTATTCCCCTTAGAAAAGTTTTCACCAGAGGAAGCTGCAAAGGTTCTGGAAGTAATTGCAGAAACAGAAAAGCTGGAATTTGATAAATCTTTTGTCAAGGAATTAGCAGAGAAACAACTCGCAAACCAAGATGGGTTAATTTCTCCTGTTGATTTGCAGATTCTCTGTTGGATGATAGAAAAGCAAAAAACATCAGAATTGCGGGCTTTCAACCGACTAGCTTTTCTGAAATTTGGCGGTATTGAAGGTTTGCTGACTCGCTTTCTCCAACGGACTTTAGATACTATAATCACATCCGCACAGCGACAAGCTGCGGTGAAAGTATTGCTAGCGCTGACGGATTTAGAGCGTCAGTTAAGAGCGGGAATGTTGAGTTTAGCTGAATTACAAAGCAAACTCAAAGGAGATATTAGTGCTGCGGAAGTACAACAAGCCGTCACTTGGTTAGCGCGGGGAGATGTGCGCTTAATTACTCCGGTAGAGAATGAAGGTAAGACTGGTTACGAATTAGCCCATGAGAAACTTATCCCAGCTTTGACGCGGTTAGCAGGGAAAGAACTTTCCGATGCAGATAAAGCCAATCAGTTGTTAGATAGACGGGTAAATGAATGGTTAGGGAATAATTGCAGTTCTCGTTATTTGTTTAGTTTACGAGAGTTATGGTTAATTGAGCGACAGAAACCTTATTTGATGTGGGGAAGCAATCGCAGTCAAAAGGAGAAGTTGTTAACTAAGAGTCGGCGACGTTATCAAGGTTATACTGCGATATTTACTGTGGTGTTGTTGGTAGTTGTTTCGGTATTTTCTTGGTTGCAAACTCCTGGGGGACAAATTCAGCAGGTTAGGTGGGAATTGGAAAGTTTGAGTAAGCGGGTTTCAGATAGATATGTTGGGGGAACTGCAATAGCGTTTGTTAAAGATGATAATTTAAAGTTGGCGTTGAAGATAATTGATAATCAAATTCAAGAAGATTCATTTGCCAAAGCTAGTGCTTTAAGTGAGATTGCCAAGATTTATATCAAGTTGGAAAAAGAAGATAAGGCGATCGCACTTCTGGAAAAAGCACTCAATGCTGCCAACCAAATTCAAGATTCAAATAAAAAAGCCTCGGTTTTAAGTTCCATCGCCGAAGCTTATGCGAAATTGAACTCTTCTGAAAAAGCCATCCCACTGCTGGAAAAAGCACTCAAAGCTGCCAACCAAATTCAAGATTCAAATAAAAAAGCCTCGGTTTTAACTTCCATCGCCGAAGCTTATGCGAAATTGAATTCTTCCGATAAAGCCATCTCACTGTTGGAAAAAGCACTTAAAGCTGTCAACCAAATTCAATATTCACATAGCAAAGCCTCGGTTTTAACTTCCATCGCCGAAACTTCTGCGAAATTGAATTCTTCTGAAAAAGCCATCTCACTGCTGGAAAAAGCACTCAAAGCTGCCAACCAAATTCAAGATTCATCTTACAAAGCCTGGGTTTTAACTTCCATCGCCGAAGCTTATGCGAAATTGAATTCTTCCGATAAAGCCATCTCACTACTGGAAAAAGTACTCAAAGCTGCCAACCAAATTCAAGATTCATCTTACAAAGCCTCGGTTTTAACTTCCATCGCCGAAACTTCTGCGAAATTGAATTCTTCCGATAAAGCCATCGCACTTCTGGAAAAAGCACTCAAAGCAGCCAACCAAATTCAAGATTCATCTTACAAAGCCTGGGTTTTAACTTCCATCGCCGAAGCTTATGCGAAATTGAATTCTTCCGAAAAAGCCATCTCACTGCTGGAAAAAGCACTCAAAGTTGCCAACCAAATTCAAGATTCAAATAAAAAAGCCTCGGTTTTAACTTCCATCGCCGAAGCTTATGCGAAATTGAATTCTTCTGAAAAAGCCATCCCACTACTGGAAAAAGTACTCAAAGCTGCCAACCAAATTCAAGATTCAAATAAAAAAGCCTGGGTTTTAACTTCCATCGCCGAAACTTCTGCGAAATTGAATTCTTCTGAAAAAGCCATCTCACTGCTGGAAAAAGCACTCAAAGCTGCCAACCAAATTCAAGATTCATCTTCCAAAGCCTGGGTTTTAACTTCCATCGCCGAAACTTCTGCGAAATTGAATTCTTCTGAAAAAGCCATCTCACTGCTGGAAAAAGCACTCAAAGCTGCCAACCAAATTCAAGATTCATCTTCCAAAGCCTCGGTTTTAACTTCCATCGCCGAAACTTCTGCAAAATTAAAAAATTGGCGATTAGCACGGGATGCATTTACTAAATGTCCCACAGATGATTGTAAAGTAGAATCCCGTGCTAAAGTGCTGACAATCTGGGCTGAGAAGAAAAATCCGGCTTTGGTTGAGTTGGATGAGGAGGAGTGA
- a CDS encoding 1-acyl-sn-glycerol-3-phosphate acyltransferase — MIQQHSQKLLNSQLKQKSVEEFKFGWFDWFCLWYPPGWLILFNRHWQHYHNDPDGWNWLEYILFLIPLGFYLALLIRWLRLGCRFPRKQVTEFNPSYQIAFREEILQPIIEYYYRGTLVQLENLPQNQPLIVAMNHAGMSFPWDILTLGYLLSKNHEWKVYPLAGVDLFEHPWITWWLPPGWSQVLGGVKAKYDDFEAAIKQKKVLLYAPEGLRGPGKGWFKRYQLQKFDISFVQLSQKYQVPILPVICIGSEKLHPYTLNISWLQKLFGLPFLPASPLIPWFALFPSMGVWAGRSKLNYFIQPLVEVDNCQSRGDFYRKAQSLREEMQGEINRVLKDV; from the coding sequence GTGATTCAGCAACATTCACAAAAACTTTTAAATTCTCAACTCAAACAGAAATCAGTTGAGGAATTTAAATTTGGCTGGTTTGATTGGTTTTGTCTGTGGTATCCACCGGGCTGGCTAATTTTATTTAACCGTCACTGGCAACATTATCATAATGACCCAGATGGTTGGAACTGGTTGGAATATATATTATTTTTAATTCCTTTGGGATTCTATTTAGCGTTATTAATTCGCTGGTTGCGTTTGGGTTGTCGTTTTCCCCGCAAGCAAGTTACTGAATTTAATCCGAGTTATCAAATCGCTTTTCGAGAAGAAATTTTACAGCCAATTATTGAATATTATTATCGTGGTACCTTGGTACAACTGGAAAACTTACCGCAAAATCAACCGCTGATTGTGGCTATGAATCATGCGGGAATGAGTTTTCCTTGGGATATTTTAACTTTAGGATATCTATTAAGTAAAAATCATGAATGGAAGGTATATCCTTTAGCTGGAGTTGACTTATTTGAACATCCTTGGATAACTTGGTGGCTACCACCGGGATGGTCGCAAGTTTTGGGTGGTGTCAAAGCAAAGTATGATGATTTTGAAGCCGCAATTAAACAGAAAAAGGTTTTATTGTACGCACCGGAAGGTTTAAGAGGACCTGGTAAAGGCTGGTTTAAACGCTATCAGTTACAGAAGTTTGATATTAGCTTTGTACAGTTAAGTCAAAAATATCAAGTTCCAATTTTACCAGTTATTTGTATTGGTAGCGAAAAGCTGCATCCTTATACTTTAAATATTAGCTGGCTGCAAAAATTATTTGGTTTACCTTTCCTGCCAGCATCACCTTTAATTCCCTGGTTTGCGCTTTTTCCGAGTATGGGAGTTTGGGCTGGGAGAAGTAAATTAAATTATTTCATTCAGCCTTTGGTGGAAGTTGATAATTGTCAAAGTCGGGGAGATTTTTATCGGAAAGCACAGAGTTTGAGAGAGGAAATGCAGGGGGAGATTAATCGGGTTTTGAAGGATGTTTGA
- a CDS encoding helix-turn-helix transcriptional regulator gives MSEDKPLVLTKEDEIDQLFERSPILTSQNTGWDGVSFRYMSQPAYETPEICTCLGHSITIFTHGNYAINADRKLDGRFHRDSVVGGDIVIIPANIAQKCAWDAEGDFIILGIDTKTFARAIEESKQPEQVQLIPYFSTPDPLVLQIGLAIKNALQNNPLGSRLYAETMVNALSVHLLQHYSARKPKIKEYLNGLSKLQLKLIIEYIEHDLDKDLGLNELAELLHMSPHYFCYLFKKSMKITPHQYVIKTRVHRAKELLLTGKYSIAQVAFMVGFANQSHLNRHFKKLIGVTPGKIGK, from the coding sequence ATGTCAGAAGATAAACCTTTGGTTCTGACTAAAGAAGACGAAATTGACCAACTTTTTGAGCGATCGCCAATTCTCACAAGCCAAAATACTGGATGGGATGGAGTTTCTTTCCGATATATGTCTCAACCCGCATACGAAACTCCCGAGATTTGTACTTGCCTCGGACACAGTATTACTATTTTTACTCATGGGAACTATGCAATTAATGCAGATCGAAAACTGGATGGGCGTTTTCATCGCGACTCAGTAGTCGGTGGTGATATAGTAATTATCCCTGCGAATATCGCTCAAAAGTGTGCTTGGGATGCGGAAGGCGATTTTATTATCTTAGGTATTGATACAAAGACTTTTGCTCGTGCTATTGAGGAGTCTAAACAGCCAGAGCAAGTTCAATTAATACCATATTTCTCTACACCAGACCCTTTAGTTTTACAAATTGGACTTGCTATCAAAAATGCGCTACAAAATAATCCGTTAGGAAGTCGTTTGTATGCGGAGACAATGGTAAATGCTTTATCAGTGCATTTATTACAACATTATTCTGCGCGAAAACCGAAGATAAAAGAATATCTAAATGGCTTATCAAAGCTTCAGCTAAAGCTAATCATTGAATACATAGAGCATGATTTAGATAAAGATTTAGGTTTAAATGAGTTAGCAGAATTGTTACATATGAGTCCGCATTATTTCTGCTACCTATTTAAAAAGTCAATGAAAATAACACCCCATCAATATGTTATAAAAACTCGCGTTCATCGTGCTAAAGAATTGTTGTTAACAGGCAAATATAGTATTGCCCAAGTTGCTTTTATGGTGGGTTTTGCCAATCAAAGCCATTTAAACCGGCATTTTAAAAAGTTGATTGGTGTAACTCCTGGGAAAATAGGTAAATAA
- a CDS encoding serine hydrolase: MLDFNSEESNVLIAQDIGSALLGLTPNPANDTLLPQSVLGSSLQLSPQSDETQVLRGTKDFDFLRGQNSDDTLYGLAGNDFLSGGKGNDTVNGGTDKDWLLGAKGNDVLIDGDGGDFITGGEGADIFWINNWDTPDTPTTVLDFKIGEDTIKIGRLGVTFDSLTFEDDFFSTTILDNGKPLAKLIGIDKNSLTPQSFIFGDAALVNQLQTKLEKSVTDFEIPGATQAVVTPDGFTWKGAAGFSNLEAQTPMETDDVFSIASITKAFTGATVLKVVESGKISLDDTLGKRLPEIAKNFPDGESITLRQLINGSRGIPSFNSTEKFLADLEAGTFADKSPEEIVAYVYGEPLFTGFQSTPIWAYTNTGDIIAALMVEQATGKSFAQLMQDKVIEPLGLDDTFYGIPEKIPENLVRSYTDLFDASGKLAPDGTLEDITELDVKNISAFGASAALFSDADDVARFNQALLGGELLGKDSLNELVNFVDTGSADGTRYGLGIVEQVPDPDIFPWGREWSLRGNSFGQNSFSLYLPDRGGYINTVLANRQYPLQILRNSAELIIGLSLEVSFDDFSLEQLPMQAAI, encoded by the coding sequence ATGCTCGATTTTAATTCAGAAGAGTCTAATGTTTTGATAGCTCAGGATATCGGAAGTGCATTATTAGGACTAACACCCAATCCAGCCAACGATACTCTATTACCACAATCGGTTTTGGGAAGTAGTCTACAATTATCTCCTCAATCAGATGAGACACAGGTTTTGAGAGGTACTAAAGATTTTGATTTTCTCAGGGGTCAAAATTCTGACGACACACTGTACGGGCTAGCTGGAAATGATTTCCTCAGTGGTGGAAAAGGAAACGATACTGTTAATGGTGGTACCGATAAAGACTGGTTGCTAGGTGCAAAAGGAAATGATGTTTTAATTGACGGCGATGGAGGAGACTTTATAACTGGTGGAGAAGGTGCTGATATATTTTGGATTAATAATTGGGATACTCCAGATACACCAACCACTGTCTTAGACTTCAAGATTGGTGAGGATACTATCAAAATAGGTCGTTTGGGTGTCACTTTCGATTCATTAACCTTCGAGGATGATTTTTTCTCAACTACTATTCTCGATAATGGAAAGCCTTTAGCAAAATTAATTGGCATTGATAAAAACAGTTTGACACCCCAAAGCTTTATTTTTGGTGATGCAGCTTTAGTAAACCAACTGCAAACCAAACTCGAAAAAAGCGTAACAGATTTTGAAATTCCTGGTGCAACTCAAGCGGTAGTGACTCCGGATGGTTTTACCTGGAAAGGCGCTGCTGGATTTTCCAATTTAGAAGCACAAACTCCCATGGAAACCGACGATGTCTTTAGTATTGCCAGTATTACCAAAGCTTTCACGGGAGCGACAGTATTAAAAGTAGTTGAATCGGGAAAGATAAGCTTGGACGATACTTTAGGAAAACGCTTACCCGAAATTGCTAAAAATTTTCCTGATGGTGAAAGTATTACTCTACGTCAATTAATTAACGGTAGTAGGGGTATTCCCAGTTTTAATTCTACAGAAAAGTTTTTAGCGGATTTAGAAGCTGGTACTTTCGCAGATAAAAGTCCAGAAGAAATAGTAGCTTATGTGTACGGAGAACCACTTTTTACTGGATTTCAATCAACACCGATTTGGGCTTACACTAATACCGGCGATATTATCGCAGCTTTAATGGTAGAACAAGCTACGGGAAAATCCTTTGCTCAACTGATGCAAGATAAAGTTATTGAGCCGTTGGGATTAGATGACACCTTTTACGGCATACCAGAAAAAATCCCAGAAAACTTAGTACGCAGCTATACAGATTTATTCGATGCATCAGGAAAATTAGCACCTGATGGAACTTTAGAGGATATTACTGAACTTGACGTAAAAAATATATCTGCATTTGGAGCTTCAGCGGCTCTCTTCTCTGATGCTGATGATGTTGCGAGGTTTAATCAAGCTCTACTAGGAGGTGAGTTACTAGGTAAAGATAGTTTGAATGAGTTAGTAAACTTTGTAGATACCGGCTCTGCTGATGGAACCCGTTACGGGCTTGGGATTGTGGAACAAGTACCAGATCCAGACATTTTTCCTTGGGGCAGAGAATGGAGTTTGAGAGGTAATTCTTTTGGGCAAAATTCTTTTAGTTTATATCTACCGGATAGGGGTGGTTACATCAATACAGTATTAGCAAACCGTCAGTATCCCTTACAAATATTGAGAAATTCAGCAGAATTGATTATCGGATTAAGTTTGGAAGTTTCGTTTGATGACTTCTCCCTCGAGCAATTGCCAATGCAAGCAGCAATATAG
- the cydB gene encoding cytochrome d ubiquinol oxidase subunit II — protein sequence MKTLNYLLPQIWFGILALFLFLYVMLDGFDLGVGILSLTSSSEERRSILMTSLSNIWDANETWLVLMGGSLFGAFPLAYGTILNALYIPIFIMIFGLIFRAVAFEFREEANRKFLWNLSFAMGSFLAALGQGFALGGVLAGIKVDDKGHFIGTTWDWLNVPSVLIALTLIQGYVLIGSTYLVWKTTGELQKTHRKTARLAAITTLIGAILITIMTPFIYETARMRLFSKPLVYVFTLIPLLATFLILQLLKSLNKRADRMPFVWTILLFLLTFIGLGLIVFPYIIPTQITIYQAAADPTSMTIMIIFIGALIPIMLFYNLYSYIVFRGKVTGESYHK from the coding sequence ATGAAAACACTAAATTATTTACTGCCGCAGATATGGTTCGGAATTTTAGCATTATTTCTGTTTCTTTATGTAATGCTCGATGGGTTTGACTTAGGAGTTGGTATTTTATCGCTGACTTCTTCAAGTGAGGAGCGCCGGAGTATTTTAATGACTAGTTTAAGCAATATTTGGGATGCTAACGAAACTTGGTTAGTGTTGATGGGAGGTAGTTTATTTGGTGCGTTTCCTTTAGCTTACGGTACTATTCTCAATGCTCTTTATATCCCAATTTTCATTATGATTTTTGGGCTTATTTTCCGTGCTGTAGCTTTTGAATTTCGAGAAGAAGCAAACCGGAAATTCTTATGGAATCTTTCTTTTGCTATGGGAAGTTTTTTAGCCGCTTTAGGACAGGGATTTGCTTTAGGTGGCGTACTTGCGGGAATCAAAGTTGACGACAAAGGACATTTTATCGGTACAACCTGGGATTGGTTAAATGTTCCATCGGTATTAATTGCTTTAACTTTAATTCAAGGTTACGTATTAATTGGTTCTACTTACTTAGTTTGGAAAACTACGGGAGAATTGCAGAAAACTCATCGTAAAACTGCCAGACTTGCAGCTATAACAACATTAATTGGAGCAATATTAATTACAATTATGACTCCTTTTATTTATGAAACTGCTAGAATGAGGTTATTTTCCAAACCTTTAGTTTATGTTTTTACTTTAATACCCTTATTAGCAACCTTCTTAATTTTGCAATTGCTCAAAAGCTTGAATAAAAGAGCAGACAGAATGCCTTTTGTTTGGACAATACTGCTTTTTTTGCTGACATTTATCGGACTAGGTTTAATCGTATTTCCTTATATTATCCCAACTCAAATTACCATTTATCAAGCCGCAGCCGACCCCACTTCAATGACAATTATGATTATATTCATCGGTGCTTTAATCCCGATTATGCTATTCTACAATCTTTATTCATATATAGTATTTCGGGGTAAAGTTACTGGAGAAAGCTATCATAAATAA
- a CDS encoding cytochrome ubiquinol oxidase subunit I: MEILSNTVALSRMQFALTAIFHMLWPVLTTGLGIYLVVMEGLWLKTRNYHYYYHARFWSKLYVLNFGIGVASGIPMEFQFGTNWAPLSEAIGNFFGSIIGFEASWAFMLEAAFLGIMVFGWERVNPKIHYLATILVAFGSNLSTFWILTANSWLQTPAGGSFVNGEFVVSNYFQAVLNPFMAVSVSHMFLATLETSLFVIGGISAWYIVNKRHPAFFSIALKIAIAVAVIVAPLQIWVGHLSGEQVYHYQPSKLAAMEAQWETTPAGESANWSMLAIPDEQAEKNSWEITIPHALGYILEFKQKLSEPVQGLKTWKPEDRPRMVGLIYYAFRTMIAIGFFFAGLMLLSLIQWLRGKLSVRNIIKQKLLLIGWIFAAPLGYIAVESGWIVRCVGRQPWTVYNEIRTVDAVSNIPPGNVLTTLLGFAIVYSILLIAALYFGSRIIRRGPNFNLPIPGVKEKPAVATKPAQFIPDERPIEAQQ; this comes from the coding sequence ATGGAAATTTTATCTAATACTGTTGCGCTGTCACGAATGCAATTTGCGTTGACGGCGATTTTTCATATGTTGTGGCCTGTTTTAACTACGGGTTTGGGTATTTACCTGGTTGTTATGGAAGGTTTGTGGTTAAAGACACGCAATTATCATTACTATTACCACGCTCGTTTTTGGTCAAAGCTTTACGTTCTCAATTTTGGTATTGGTGTAGCTAGCGGGATTCCAATGGAGTTTCAGTTTGGTACGAATTGGGCACCGCTTTCGGAAGCTATTGGTAATTTTTTTGGTAGCATCATCGGTTTTGAGGCTTCTTGGGCTTTTATGCTGGAGGCTGCTTTTTTGGGAATTATGGTGTTTGGTTGGGAGCGAGTTAATCCTAAAATTCACTATTTGGCAACGATTTTAGTTGCTTTTGGCTCGAATCTTTCTACTTTCTGGATTTTGACGGCAAATTCTTGGTTGCAAACTCCTGCTGGTGGAAGTTTTGTTAATGGGGAGTTTGTGGTTAGCAATTATTTCCAAGCTGTTTTAAATCCTTTTATGGCTGTAAGTGTTTCTCATATGTTCCTCGCAACTTTGGAAACTTCGCTGTTTGTAATTGGGGGCATCAGTGCTTGGTATATCGTCAACAAACGCCATCCAGCCTTCTTTTCCATTGCTTTGAAGATTGCGATCGCGGTGGCAGTCATCGTCGCACCTCTACAAATTTGGGTGGGACATTTAAGCGGCGAACAGGTTTATCATTATCAACCTTCTAAATTAGCAGCGATGGAAGCGCAATGGGAAACTACACCGGCAGGAGAAAGTGCTAATTGGAGTATGTTAGCGATTCCCGATGAACAAGCCGAAAAAAATAGTTGGGAAATTACTATTCCTCATGCTTTAGGCTATATTTTGGAATTTAAGCAGAAACTTTCGGAACCAGTGCAGGGTTTAAAGACTTGGAAACCGGAAGATAGACCGCGCATGGTAGGGTTAATTTACTACGCTTTCCGTACCATGATTGCGATTGGCTTCTTTTTTGCAGGATTAATGTTGTTAAGCCTAATTCAGTGGTTGCGCGGTAAGCTATCGGTAAGAAATATTATCAAGCAAAAACTATTGTTGATTGGTTGGATTTTTGCGGCTCCCTTGGGTTATATTGCCGTAGAATCTGGCTGGATAGTACGTTGTGTCGGTAGACAACCCTGGACTGTATACAACGAAATTCGTACAGTTGACGCGGTATCAAATATCCCTCCAGGAAATGTTTTAACAACACTATTAGGCTTTGCAATCGTTTATAGTATCCTGTTGATTGCTGCTTTGTATTTTGGTAGTCGAATCATTCGTAGAGGTCCTAACTTTAATTTACCAATACCGGGAGTGAAAGAAAAACCCGCAGTGGCAACCAAACCAGCACAATTTATCCCCGATGAGCGCCCGATAGAAGCACAACAGTGA
- a CDS encoding MBL fold metallo-hydrolase, producing the protein MLFRQLFDSESSTYTYLIADYNTKEAVIVDSVLEQFQRDTNLLDELGLNLRYCLDTHIHADHITAAGKLRQATGCLSIVPKNPEVRCADSYMQHGQILQIGAVTIEGISTPGHTNSHMSYLINNTHLLTGDALFIRGCGRTDFQDGDAGTLYDCVTKRLFTLSDDTLVYPGHDYKGCTVSTIAEEKRLNPRFAGKTRDDFINLMESLNLPFPKKIKQAVPANRNCGM; encoded by the coding sequence ATGTTATTTCGTCAACTTTTTGATTCTGAATCAAGTACCTATACTTATTTAATTGCCGATTATAATACCAAGGAAGCTGTAATTGTAGATTCGGTATTAGAACAATTTCAGCGAGATACTAATTTATTAGATGAACTTGGATTAAATTTACGCTATTGCTTGGATACCCACATTCATGCTGACCACATTACTGCTGCGGGCAAACTCCGTCAAGCTACTGGCTGCTTGAGTATTGTACCGAAGAATCCTGAAGTGAGATGTGCAGATAGCTATATGCAGCACGGACAAATATTGCAGATTGGAGCAGTTACCATCGAAGGCATTTCAACACCAGGACATACTAATAGCCACATGTCTTATTTAATCAACAATACTCATCTATTAACAGGTGATGCTTTATTTATTCGTGGCTGTGGAAGAACTGATTTTCAAGATGGCGATGCAGGAACTTTGTACGACTGTGTTACCAAAAGATTGTTTACCTTGTCTGATGACACTTTAGTTTATCCAGGTCACGATTACAAAGGATGTACCGTTTCCACAATTGCGGAAGAAAAACGGTTGAATCCCCGATTTGCTGGCAAAACCCGCGATGATTTTATCAACTTGATGGAAAGTCTTAACCTCCCCTTCCCTAAGAAAATTAAACAAGCAGTCCCCGCTAATCGTAATTGCGGAATGTAA
- a CDS encoding rhodanese-like domain-containing protein, translating to MKKIKNICRRFVLLSVLLILCINISACNSSIAGNKQIPATELVEQIKLDKAPIILDVRTPEEYSQGHIPGAINIEYRELPSRISEVNSLSNQKIVVYCERGVRANIAEETLKKAGFTEVLHLEGDMSGWRERGFEVEK from the coding sequence ATGAAAAAAATTAAAAATATTTGTAGGCGTTTCGTATTGTTATCTGTATTATTAATTTTATGTATCAATATTTCTGCCTGCAACAGTAGTATTGCTGGAAATAAGCAAATTCCTGCAACAGAATTAGTAGAGCAAATTAAATTAGATAAAGCCCCTATAATTTTAGATGTACGTACTCCTGAAGAATATTCACAAGGGCATATTCCGGGAGCAATTAATATTGAATATCGAGAATTGCCATCTCGGATTAGTGAAGTTAATTCTTTAAGTAATCAGAAAATAGTTGTTTATTGCGAAAGAGGAGTAAGAGCAAATATTGCTGAAGAGACTTTAAAGAAAGCAGGTTTTACTGAGGTTTTGCACTTAGAAGGTGATATGTCTGGTTGGAGAGAGAGGGGGTTTGAGGTGGAGAAGTGA